The following coding sequences are from one Prionailurus viverrinus isolate Anna chromosome D2, UM_Priviv_1.0, whole genome shotgun sequence window:
- the LOC125148131 gene encoding basic proline-rich protein-like, which translates to MRCFSIGGRLKQQILGRPGPFGCTNRAAPSVRRRRPGVGSTAPPPPAVWPPHLCGASLPAPSRPQDRRERPPALSWPAVRSRQPGGVGKALLPACGRPQTCPGPKAPRKARWGRVVKRFRSTRTVGARTAKDTQAGGAGVGMYPKCKKEEKRDSPFEAGPAIREENAACVHLLGPDHSADSSLYPAGAWGLEPGPERCRPPRPVAKAAGEFRKPFPPQRVPVPQLHRVTLRATGCVRIPPPPRCAGLRRVPWEVAPWALAEKGLFFIPAPQGRMSEAAPPSRDPPSDSPVGFLPSWDRRSGPREESARFPHFFCRLPDPPPPPPPRPSSRNYGKGAPGPALSHPTQGPPGAADSLPRVCGRDSRAALHPLRPGTAPPLPGPRPPSSRKDSDCSWGLTSTGPDKVRKRTAEGFPDRGITWMDFTGQFLGY; encoded by the coding sequence ATGCGATGTTTCTCCATCGGGGGTCGGCTGAAACAGCAGATCCTTGGGAGGCCTGGGCCCTTTGGCTGCACAAACCGAGCAGCACCTTCAGTTCGAAGGAGGCGCCCTGGAGTGGGTtccactgcccccccacccccggcagtCTGGCCCCCTCACTTGTGCGGGGCGTCACTCCCAGCTCCCAGCCGTCCACAGGACCGCAGAGAGCGGCCACCTGCGCTGAGCTGGCCCGCGGTGCGCTCGCGACAGCCGGGGGGCGTGGGGAAAGCTCTACTTCCGGCGTGCGGGCGGCCTCAGACTTGCCCCGGCCCCAAAGCTCCGCGGAAGGCTCGGTGGGGAAGGGTAGTCAAACGATTCAGAAGCACCCGGACTGTGGGGGCCCGGACGGCAAAGGACACTCAGGCAGGGGGTGCCGGGGTTGGAATGTACCCGAAATGCAAAAAGGAGGAGAAACGGGACTCTCCTTTTGAAGCGGGGCCGGCCATCCGGGAAGAAAACGCAGCCTGCGTCCACCTGCTTGGTCCCGACCACTCCGCAGACTCGAGCCTCTACCCAgccggggcctggggcctggagcctggccCGGAGAGGTGCAGGCCTCCCCGCCCTGTCGCCAAAGCGGCTGGAGAATTCCGCAAACCATTTCCTCCGCAGCGTGTCCCTGTCCCTCAGCTCCACCGCGTGACCCTGAGAGCAACAGGCTGCGTGAGAATCCCGCCACCCCCGCGCTGTGCTGGGCTGCGGAGGGTGCCGTGGGAGGTGGCGCCCTGGGCCCTGGCCGAGAAAGGCTTGTTTTTCATTCCTGCGCCCCAGGGACGCATGTCCGAGGCCGCGCCGCCCTCTCGAGACCCACCATCGGATTCTCCTGTgggcttcctcccttcctgggaCCGAAGATCCGGGCCCAGGGAAGAAAGTGCGCGGTTCCCTCACTTTTTCTGCCGGCTAccggatcccccccccccccccccgccccggccctccTCCAGAAATTATGGGAAAGGGGCGCCGGGCCCTGCCCTGTCGCACCCCACGCAAGGACCGCCCGGGGCCGCGGATTCGCTCCCGCGAGTTTGCGGCAGAGACTCGAGAGCAGCGCTCCACCCGCTGCGACCTGGCACCGCGCCACCGCTCCCGGGACCCCGCCCGCCCAGCAGCAGAAAG